The following proteins are encoded in a genomic region of Phycisphaera sp.:
- a CDS encoding NAD(+)/NADH kinase encodes MPRDTAPASSSSDASTPSPARNALTRVALVVNTGKPEAVDAAKAVRRDIEAHATLVGEFDCSDGGRCLGDDADLAIVLGGDGTILGLARHALEAGVPVLGINFGKLGFLAEFDAGAFHRHATRLLTGHSTIREVAALDARVLRDGTEIGRQAAINDVAICNGAPFRMIELGLQIDGAPTESAPRVAGDGLIIATPTGSTAYNSAAGGPILEPTLAAMVVTPIAAHSLSFRPIVVPGSSCIEVVAHRVNRAEGHDPSAGTCAVVDGQHTIPLEMGDTVRITVGERPLRLVVNPERSYWQTLIHKLRWASTPGG; translated from the coding sequence ATGCCACGCGATACGGCCCCGGCCTCTTCTTCTTCCGACGCATCCACCCCATCGCCAGCCCGGAACGCCCTGACTCGTGTCGCCCTGGTGGTCAACACCGGCAAGCCCGAGGCCGTCGACGCCGCCAAGGCCGTCCGCCGCGACATCGAGGCTCACGCCACGCTGGTCGGCGAGTTCGATTGCTCCGACGGAGGTCGGTGCCTGGGTGATGACGCCGATCTGGCCATCGTGCTGGGCGGCGACGGGACGATCCTGGGCCTGGCCCGCCACGCGCTCGAGGCCGGCGTGCCCGTGCTGGGCATCAACTTCGGCAAGCTCGGGTTCCTGGCCGAATTCGACGCCGGGGCCTTCCACCGGCATGCGACTCGATTGCTCACCGGCCACTCGACGATCCGCGAGGTGGCCGCCCTGGACGCTCGCGTGCTCCGTGATGGCACCGAGATTGGGCGTCAGGCCGCCATCAACGACGTGGCGATCTGTAACGGCGCGCCGTTCCGCATGATCGAATTGGGCCTGCAGATCGACGGCGCGCCCACGGAGAGCGCCCCTCGCGTCGCGGGCGACGGCCTGATCATCGCCACCCCCACCGGCAGCACGGCGTACAACTCGGCCGCCGGCGGCCCGATCCTCGAACCCACGCTCGCCGCGATGGTCGTGACGCCGATCGCCGCCCACTCGCTGAGCTTCCGCCCCATCGTCGTGCCCGGGTCGAGTTGCATCGAGGTCGTCGCCCACCGCGTCAACCGCGCCGAGGGCCACGACCCGAGCGCCGGCACCTGCGCCGTGGTCGACGGCCAGCACACGATCCCGCTGGAAATGGGTGACACCGTGCGCATCACCGTCGGCGAGCGGCCGCTGCGTCTGGTCGTCAACCCCGAGCGGAGCTACTGGCAGACGCTGATCCACAAGCTGCGCTGGGCCAGCACGCCGGGCGGGTGA
- a CDS encoding DUF2339 domain-containing protein gives MGGEPQNDPRRELGEIRAQVRSLQQRLDALEARLTAPEAEPDEQPAGQPEGSEPVGPVAEPSAPTSHLEALKDRKMAAASGRPPPPPLVETNEVDTNEPEFEPPSSPVWRKRSWSELEWLIGAKGIVLAGVLILVIAAGLFLKEAWDRGWVDQVPGWVRCVLGAAFGVALVGAGEVLRRKINDLASTGVSAAGLAIVFGSILAAARLYELLPMPAAFVLLALTSLSGVALGALSSRVLLAGLSLIGAFVVPLVVHSDAPSYVALPAYLLSLLAMGLVLAGWKGSGFASIRRIAWWGTALLGTLWGVSMRDHSVASPVVFASLVWAMTVAELVVSARFFSRLRPSHRWPEDAKAGFIRSEPGEAITFDIGSLLRPEARWINSVFGATVWAVVLMIYVVHDHAPDLVWIVPAAMTIASLVVALACAPEGYRLWTRSSTARSALATALTIDAAALLALTIATGLGGATEVIAWVFVGLAAIVFGVRMRFHAASVLGLLFVGFGLGRLVTYDLAWAFYQLNESTLATVSFLGLHFSEWSGQLLIVTATLVAAAALLRRSPYRQAVAVTAIGAGALSLIGPGSDPLSIGAAWAVLAVALAYFSIMVRRVDVRIASLVLLVLGTVGVHAAASTSFFESRPPPTSVLISWTNASWALLVVGATWAAMSALRGTPPVARMIGAAAAYVSLAAMLLGDGTPMATLLVCWSVLLVAVVGLAFASALRAWLLPQLSAAIGLVLAATWIGHRAMTDWEDIAAPPLLHEAMVSGGLIIAALGVTGWLVGRARHVEGVPWDQPEANRALRLAAYTGAGVLAFAASSSEVVRAVDYLNIGGEAAPDAALSVWWSLFAVATIALGVRIRVAGVRWAGLALLGLTAAKVLAVDMASLEGLTRIFGSTVVGLILLGAGVGYAWLMGKSVAGDTPDELSRPG, from the coding sequence ATGGGGGGCGAGCCACAGAACGACCCGCGGCGGGAGCTTGGGGAGATCCGGGCCCAGGTGCGGTCGCTCCAGCAGAGGCTGGACGCGCTCGAGGCGAGACTCACCGCGCCCGAGGCTGAGCCCGACGAGCAACCAGCTGGGCAGCCCGAGGGATCCGAGCCCGTGGGCCCCGTGGCCGAGCCGTCGGCACCCACGAGCCATCTCGAAGCGTTGAAGGATCGCAAGATGGCGGCGGCGTCCGGTCGGCCGCCGCCGCCGCCCCTTGTTGAGACCAACGAGGTAGATACCAACGAGCCCGAGTTCGAACCCCCGAGTTCGCCGGTCTGGCGAAAGCGGAGTTGGTCGGAACTCGAGTGGTTGATCGGCGCCAAGGGCATCGTGCTCGCCGGTGTGCTGATCCTGGTTATCGCCGCGGGGTTGTTCCTGAAGGAGGCCTGGGACCGGGGCTGGGTCGATCAGGTGCCCGGCTGGGTGCGGTGCGTGCTGGGTGCGGCCTTTGGGGTCGCGCTCGTTGGTGCAGGAGAAGTGCTGCGACGCAAGATCAACGACCTCGCCTCGACCGGCGTGAGCGCGGCGGGGCTGGCGATCGTGTTCGGGTCCATCCTCGCGGCGGCCCGGTTGTACGAGTTGCTGCCGATGCCCGCTGCGTTCGTGCTGCTGGCGTTGACCTCGCTTTCTGGTGTGGCGCTCGGCGCGTTGTCGTCGCGCGTTTTACTGGCGGGGCTGTCGCTGATCGGCGCGTTCGTCGTGCCTCTGGTGGTTCACTCCGATGCGCCGTCGTACGTCGCGCTGCCGGCGTACTTGCTATCGCTGCTCGCGATGGGTCTGGTGCTGGCGGGGTGGAAGGGCAGCGGGTTCGCGTCGATCCGGCGCATCGCGTGGTGGGGCACGGCCTTGCTCGGCACGCTGTGGGGCGTGAGCATGCGCGACCATAGCGTGGCGTCGCCGGTGGTGTTCGCGTCGCTGGTGTGGGCGATGACGGTCGCCGAGCTTGTGGTTTCGGCCCGGTTCTTCTCGCGGCTGCGCCCGAGCCATCGATGGCCCGAAGACGCGAAGGCGGGCTTCATCCGGAGCGAGCCGGGCGAGGCGATCACGTTCGATATCGGGTCGCTCCTCCGGCCCGAGGCCCGCTGGATCAACTCGGTGTTCGGTGCGACGGTGTGGGCCGTGGTGCTGATGATCTACGTGGTCCACGACCACGCGCCGGACTTGGTGTGGATCGTGCCCGCGGCCATGACGATCGCATCGCTGGTTGTCGCCCTGGCGTGCGCGCCCGAGGGGTATCGGCTGTGGACGCGATCATCGACGGCGCGATCCGCATTGGCCACGGCGCTCACGATTGATGCCGCGGCGTTGCTGGCGCTCACGATCGCGACCGGGCTGGGCGGGGCTACCGAGGTCATCGCGTGGGTGTTCGTGGGCCTGGCGGCCATTGTTTTCGGCGTGCGGATGCGGTTCCACGCGGCGAGCGTGCTGGGGCTGCTGTTCGTCGGCTTCGGGCTGGGCCGGTTGGTGACGTACGACTTGGCGTGGGCGTTCTACCAGCTCAATGAAAGCACGCTCGCGACGGTTTCGTTCCTGGGCCTGCACTTCTCGGAGTGGTCGGGCCAGTTGCTCATCGTCACCGCGACGCTGGTGGCGGCGGCCGCGCTGCTGCGGCGTTCACCGTATCGCCAGGCGGTGGCCGTCACGGCCATCGGCGCGGGCGCGCTCTCGCTCATCGGGCCGGGCAGCGATCCGCTCTCGATCGGTGCGGCGTGGGCGGTGCTCGCGGTGGCGTTGGCGTACTTCTCGATCATGGTTCGCCGCGTGGACGTTCGGATCGCCTCGCTCGTACTCCTCGTGCTTGGAACGGTGGGTGTGCATGCCGCGGCGTCCACCTCCTTCTTCGAATCGCGTCCGCCCCCGACCTCGGTCCTGATCTCGTGGACCAACGCGTCTTGGGCGTTGCTGGTCGTCGGCGCGACGTGGGCGGCGATGAGCGCGTTGCGCGGCACTCCGCCGGTGGCCCGGATGATCGGTGCGGCGGCGGCGTACGTGTCGCTGGCAGCGATGCTGCTCGGGGACGGCACGCCGATGGCGACACTGCTGGTGTGCTGGTCGGTGTTGCTCGTGGCCGTGGTCGGGCTGGCATTCGCGTCGGCGCTGCGTGCGTGGCTGCTGCCGCAGTTGAGCGCCGCGATCGGCCTGGTGCTGGCGGCGACGTGGATCGGCCACCGCGCGATGACCGATTGGGAAGACATCGCCGCGCCGCCGCTCCTGCACGAGGCGATGGTGTCAGGTGGCCTCATCATCGCGGCGCTGGGCGTGACGGGCTGGCTGGTCGGGCGTGCCAGGCACGTGGAGGGCGTGCCGTGGGATCAGCCCGAGGCCAACCGGGCCCTGCGGCTGGCGGCGTACACCGGTGCGGGCGTGCTGGCGTTCGCGGCGAGTTCTTCGGAGGTCGTGCGAGCGGTGGATTACCTCAACATCGGTGGCGAAGCCGCCCCCGACGCGGCGCTCTCGGTGTGGTGGAGCCTGTTCGCCGTCGCCACGATCGCGCTGGGCGTGCGCATACGTGTTGCTGGCGTACGGTGGGCCGGCCTGGCGCTGCTGGGGTTGACGGCGGCCAAGGTGCTGGCGGTCGACATGGCCTCGCTCGAGGGATTGACGCGGATCTTCGGTTCGACGGTGGTGGGGCTGATCCTGCTTGGGGCGGGCGTTGGGTACGCGTGGCTGATGGGGAAGTCCGTGGCCGGCGATACGCCCGATGAGCTGTCCCGCCCGGGATGA
- a CDS encoding response regulator transcription factor, with amino-acid sequence MRILIVEDNPKMALAVQKGLTEHGFAVDVSHTGYEGEELASSDNYDLVLLDLMLPDRDGIEVCRNLRRRKIATPVIMLTALSAIEEKVDGLDAGADDYITKPFQFEELLARIRAILRRGEASESRVLRCEGLELDLYTREATRGDVHIELSNKEFALLEYLMRNQNRVLSRIQIGEKVWDMNFEPSSNVIDVYVSALRRKLDRGFSTQLIHTIKGAGYRFGVINAQSGV; translated from the coding sequence ATGCGAATCCTGATTGTCGAAGACAACCCCAAGATGGCGCTGGCCGTACAAAAGGGGCTGACCGAGCACGGGTTCGCCGTCGACGTCTCGCACACGGGCTACGAGGGCGAGGAACTCGCCTCGAGCGACAATTACGACCTCGTCCTGCTCGACTTGATGCTGCCCGACCGTGACGGCATCGAGGTCTGCCGAAACCTGAGGCGTCGCAAGATCGCCACCCCTGTCATCATGTTGACGGCGTTATCCGCGATCGAGGAAAAGGTCGATGGGTTGGACGCCGGTGCCGACGATTACATCACCAAGCCTTTCCAGTTCGAGGAACTCCTGGCGCGCATCCGTGCCATCCTGAGAAGGGGCGAGGCCAGCGAGAGCCGCGTGCTGCGGTGTGAGGGCCTCGAACTCGATCTGTACACACGCGAGGCCACACGCGGCGATGTCCACATCGAGCTCTCGAACAAAGAGTTTGCGTTGTTAGAGTATCTCATGCGCAATCAAAACCGAGTTCTCAGCCGCATCCAGATCGGTGAGAAGGTCTGGGACATGAACTTCGAACCTTCGAGTAACGTCATCGACGTCTACGTTTCGGCCCTCCGTCGCAAGCTCGATCGCGGCTTCAGCACCCAGCTCATCCACACCATCAAGGGTGCCGGCTACCGATTCGGAGTGATCAATGCCCAGTCGGGCGTCTGA
- a CDS encoding carboxymuconolactone decarboxylase family protein — protein MSAPTENPATAGHTARARFDSAAPGGYKRLAAVSQWLADGGVDPTLLHLIDMRVSQLNGCAYCLDMHAQEAREAGETQQRLDVLAGWDETGLFTEAEKAVLAWAEALTRVGEKRAPQALYDTLAEYYDEREIAGITLAIAMMNAWNRLAVGLGKEPEGR, from the coding sequence ATGAGCGCACCGACCGAGAACCCCGCGACCGCTGGCCACACCGCCCGCGCCCGCTTCGACTCCGCCGCCCCCGGGGGCTACAAGCGGCTGGCCGCCGTCAGCCAGTGGCTCGCCGATGGCGGCGTCGATCCGACGCTGCTGCACCTCATCGACATGCGCGTCAGCCAGCTCAACGGGTGCGCCTACTGCCTGGACATGCACGCGCAGGAAGCCCGTGAGGCCGGCGAGACCCAGCAGCGGCTGGACGTGCTGGCGGGCTGGGACGAGACGGGCCTGTTCACCGAGGCCGAGAAGGCGGTGCTGGCGTGGGCCGAGGCGTTGACGCGGGTTGGCGAGAAGCGGGCGCCGCAGGCGTTGTACGACACGCTGGCCGAGTATTATGACGAGCGGGAGATTGCGGGTATTACGCTGGCGATTGCGATGATGAATGCTTGGAATCGATTGGCGGTTGGGTTGGGCAAGGAGCCGGAGGGACGCTGA
- a CDS encoding alpha/beta hydrolase, whose translation MPTTSLTIDCSSGHALAAKLDEPEGDALGYAVFAHCFTCSKDSIAAARIGRALAFRGIGVLRIDFTGLGDSGGEFGESTFSGNLGDLRAACAWLRENRGPPGLLIGHSLGGAAVLALGGSDAQGEPRDPLAGVRAVATIGAPADPQHVTALFGSQLDTIRREGSAEVSIGGRPFRVEAGLVDDLSAQDPKANIENLSRLGRALMIFHSPVDTIVGIDNAATIYGWARHPKSFVSLDKADHLLTKKADAELVAGVLAAWAGHAVQG comes from the coding sequence ATGCCCACCACCAGCCTCACCATCGATTGCTCGAGCGGACACGCGCTGGCCGCCAAGCTCGATGAGCCCGAAGGTGATGCCCTCGGCTACGCCGTCTTCGCCCACTGCTTCACCTGCTCGAAGGATTCCATCGCCGCCGCGCGCATCGGGCGTGCCCTGGCGTTTCGTGGTATCGGCGTGCTGCGGATCGACTTCACGGGCCTGGGCGACAGCGGCGGCGAGTTCGGCGAGTCGACGTTCTCGGGGAACCTCGGCGACCTGCGGGCCGCGTGCGCGTGGCTGCGAGAGAACCGCGGCCCGCCCGGCCTGCTCATCGGGCACAGTTTGGGCGGTGCGGCGGTGCTGGCGCTCGGCGGGAGTGATGCTCAGGGCGAACCGCGTGACCCCCTCGCGGGCGTGCGCGCGGTCGCGACGATCGGCGCGCCGGCCGACCCCCAGCACGTCACCGCGCTCTTCGGGAGCCAGCTGGACACGATCCGCAGAGAAGGGTCGGCCGAGGTGTCGATCGGCGGGCGGCCGTTCCGCGTTGAAGCGGGGCTGGTTGACGACCTGAGCGCCCAAGACCCCAAGGCGAACATCGAGAACCTGTCACGCCTGGGCCGGGCCCTGATGATCTTCCACTCGCCGGTGGACACGATCGTCGGCATCGACAACGCCGCGACCATCTACGGCTGGGCCCGCCACCCCAAGAGCTTCGTGAGCCTGGATAAGGCCGACCACCTGCTGACCAAGAAGGCCGACGCCGAGCTGGTCGCCGGTGTGTTGGCGGCGTGGGCCGGGCATGCCGTGCAGGGCTAA
- a CDS encoding YqaE/Pmp3 family membrane protein, whose protein sequence is MIVVKIILAIFLPPVAAFLQVGLGLHFWLNILLTLMFGLPGMIHALWLVATDKAPA, encoded by the coding sequence GTGATCGTTGTCAAGATTATCCTGGCCATCTTCCTCCCTCCCGTCGCCGCATTCCTTCAGGTTGGCTTGGGCCTGCACTTCTGGTTGAACATCCTGCTCACTCTCATGTTCGGGCTTCCGGGCATGATCCACGCGCTGTGGCTGGTCGCGACCGACAAGGCACCCGCCTGA
- the hutU gene encoding urocanate hydratase, whose amino-acid sequence MTTTTPSVIRAPRGTTLSCKTWQAEAAMRMLMNNLDPEVAERPEDLVVYGGRGRAARDWPSYEAIIATLKRLEADETLLVQSGKPVGVVRTHTDAPRVLIANSNLVPHWATQDHFDELEKAGLMMFGQMTAGSWIYIGTQGILQGTYETLAQCARDHFGGSLEGKLCVTAGCGGMGGAQPLSVTLNGGVCLIADVDITRLKKREHDKYLDEIIEGIDTAIDKALEYKKAGTARSIGVECNAIELLERLIERNETVDALTDQTSAHDPLEGYTPVEYTFDQAKQARQDDPNAYQKLSLASMARHVRAMLELQKRGAITFDYGNNIRQRAKDTGVQNAFDFPGFVPAFIRPQFCLGRGPFRWVALSGDPKDIYATDKAILDAFPRGHGEYNDRLHDWILGCHANPEALRAGAFDECAPRFGWQGLPARICWLGLGERAKAGLIFNDLVQSGTAAAPIVIGRDHLDCGSVASPNRETEAMKDGSDAVSDWAILNFAVNTASGASWTSFHHGGGVGIGFSQHAGQVIVADGTAEAASRLERVLTNDPMMGVFRHADAGYDDAKKCASDLHVDIPMAE is encoded by the coding sequence ATGACGACCACGACCCCCTCGGTAATCCGCGCCCCCCGCGGCACCACCCTCTCGTGCAAGACCTGGCAGGCCGAGGCCGCCATGCGCATGCTCATGAACAACCTCGACCCCGAGGTCGCCGAGCGGCCCGAGGACCTCGTGGTCTACGGCGGCCGCGGCCGGGCCGCGAGAGACTGGCCCAGCTACGAGGCCATCATCGCCACGCTCAAGCGCCTCGAGGCCGACGAGACGTTGTTGGTGCAATCCGGCAAGCCTGTTGGCGTCGTCCGCACACACACCGACGCCCCCCGCGTCCTCATCGCCAACAGCAACCTCGTCCCCCACTGGGCCACCCAGGACCACTTCGACGAGCTCGAAAAGGCCGGCCTCATGATGTTCGGCCAGATGACCGCCGGCTCGTGGATCTACATCGGCACCCAGGGCATCCTCCAAGGCACCTACGAGACCCTCGCGCAATGCGCTCGCGACCACTTTGGCGGCAGCCTGGAGGGCAAGCTCTGCGTCACGGCCGGCTGTGGCGGCATGGGCGGCGCGCAGCCCCTCAGCGTCACTCTTAACGGCGGCGTCTGCCTCATCGCCGACGTCGATATCACACGCCTCAAGAAGCGCGAGCACGACAAGTACCTCGACGAGATCATCGAGGGCATCGACACCGCCATCGACAAGGCCCTCGAATACAAGAAGGCCGGCACCGCCCGCAGCATCGGCGTCGAGTGCAACGCCATCGAGCTCCTCGAACGCCTCATCGAGCGCAACGAGACCGTCGACGCCCTGACCGACCAGACCAGCGCCCACGACCCCCTCGAGGGCTACACGCCCGTCGAGTACACGTTCGACCAGGCCAAGCAAGCAAGGCAAGACGACCCCAACGCCTACCAGAAGCTCAGCCTCGCCAGCATGGCCCGCCACGTCCGGGCCATGCTCGAGCTCCAGAAGCGCGGCGCCATCACCTTCGACTACGGCAACAACATCCGCCAGCGCGCCAAGGACACCGGCGTGCAGAACGCCTTCGATTTCCCCGGCTTCGTCCCCGCGTTCATCCGCCCGCAGTTCTGTCTGGGCCGCGGCCCCTTCCGCTGGGTCGCGCTCTCGGGTGATCCCAAGGACATCTACGCCACCGACAAGGCCATCCTCGACGCCTTCCCCCGCGGCCATGGCGAGTACAACGACCGCCTGCACGACTGGATCCTCGGCTGCCACGCCAACCCCGAGGCCCTCCGGGCCGGGGCTTTCGATGAGTGCGCTCCACGCTTCGGCTGGCAGGGTTTGCCGGCCCGCATCTGCTGGCTGGGCCTGGGCGAGCGCGCGAAGGCGGGCTTGATCTTCAATGACCTGGTACAAAGCGGCACTGCCGCCGCCCCCATCGTCATCGGCCGAGACCACCTCGACTGCGGCAGCGTCGCCAGCCCCAACCGCGAGACCGAGGCCATGAAGGACGGCTCCGACGCCGTGAGCGACTGGGCCATCCTCAACTTCGCCGTCAACACCGCCAGCGGCGCGAGCTGGACCAGCTTCCACCACGGCGGCGGCGTCGGCATCGGCTTCAGCCAGCACGCCGGCCAGGTCATCGTCGCCGACGGCACCGCCGAGGCGGCTTCTCGATTGGAGCGTGTCCTGACCAATGACCCCATGATGGGCGTCTTCCGCCACGCCGACGCGGGCTACGACGACGCGAAGAAGTGCGCTTCGGACCTGCATGTCGACATCCCGATGGCCGAGTAG
- a CDS encoding histidine ammonia-lyase, producing the protein MPTDHPLTLDGSPLTIAQVVSVARDGGKIALDAKVTQRLNAMRAKLEALTTDGNAYYGINTGFGSLARTRIDSEKLRELQANLIRSHAAGVGEPLAEDIVRAMMLLLAASLSRGHSGVRPVVVETIIAWLNAGVTPVVPSLGSVGASGDLAPLAHAVLAMMGEAPTMEGRTPQDAGIEPLTLEAKEGLALINGTHLMAACAALILDDYDRLWNAAIIANAMSIDAFRASDSYLDPRVHAARNNTRTGTEAANLQLLLKGSEILPSHRTDDPRVQDPYSFRCAPYVLGAANDAANYVYEATIRELGAVTDNPLLFENGGTLEVVSAGNFHGMPIALPLDTLAIAITHIAGISERRVFAILAASDPETHLLPYLSHGPGLHSGLMIAQYTSAALVNEIAGLASPASVINLPTSAGIEDYNSFGPRAASKAARSLELTEMVVAIEIICAAEGVEFHRPLRSGPAVEEAIRRVREVVPPFAADRSPAPAIEAVTALIRSNAFGDIQDFAPSPAGGE; encoded by the coding sequence ATGCCTACCGACCACCCCCTCACCCTCGACGGCTCGCCCCTGACCATCGCCCAAGTCGTCTCGGTTGCACGAGATGGGGGCAAGATCGCCCTTGATGCCAAGGTCACCCAACGCCTGAACGCCATGCGGGCCAAGCTCGAGGCCCTGACCACCGACGGCAACGCCTACTACGGCATTAACACCGGCTTCGGCTCGCTCGCCCGCACGCGGATCGACTCGGAAAAGCTCCGCGAGCTCCAGGCCAACCTCATCCGCAGCCACGCCGCCGGCGTCGGCGAGCCGCTGGCCGAAGACATCGTTCGCGCCATGATGCTGCTCCTTGCCGCCTCGCTCTCGCGCGGCCACTCGGGCGTGCGGCCCGTCGTTGTCGAGACGATCATCGCGTGGCTCAACGCCGGGGTGACACCCGTGGTGCCCAGCTTAGGATCTGTCGGCGCGTCGGGCGACCTCGCGCCGCTTGCGCACGCCGTGCTGGCGATGATGGGCGAAGCGCCGACGATGGAGGGCCGCACGCCGCAAGATGCTGGCATCGAGCCACTGACGCTGGAGGCCAAAGAAGGCCTGGCCCTCATCAACGGCACGCACCTGATGGCGGCGTGTGCCGCGCTCATTCTCGATGACTACGACCGCCTGTGGAACGCGGCGATCATCGCCAACGCCATGTCGATCGACGCGTTCCGCGCGAGCGACTCGTATCTTGATCCCAGGGTCCACGCGGCCCGGAACAACACGAGAACTGGAACCGAGGCCGCGAATCTGCAACTGCTTCTCAAGGGCAGCGAGATTCTCCCCAGCCACCGCACCGATGACCCCCGGGTGCAAGACCCCTACTCGTTCCGCTGCGCCCCCTACGTACTCGGGGCTGCCAATGACGCGGCGAATTATGTTTACGAGGCGACGATCCGCGAGCTGGGTGCTGTCACCGACAACCCGCTGTTGTTCGAGAATGGCGGCACGCTCGAGGTTGTCAGCGCCGGCAACTTCCACGGCATGCCCATTGCCCTGCCCCTCGACACCCTGGCCATCGCTATCACGCACATCGCCGGCATCTCCGAGCGCCGCGTCTTCGCCATCCTCGCGGCGAGCGATCCCGAGACCCACCTCTTGCCCTACCTCAGCCACGGCCCGGGCCTGCACAGCGGCCTGATGATCGCCCAGTACACATCCGCGGCTCTGGTCAACGAGATCGCGGGCCTGGCCAGCCCCGCCAGCGTCATCAACCTGCCAACCAGCGCGGGCATCGAGGACTACAACAGCTTCGGGCCGCGAGCGGCTTCCAAAGCGGCACGATCCCTGGAACTCACGGAAATGGTCGTGGCCATCGAGATCATCTGCGCGGCCGAGGGCGTGGAGTTCCACCGCCCCCTCAGGTCCGGCCCCGCCGTCGAAGAGGCGATCCGAAGGGTTCGCGAGGTCGTCCCACCCTTCGCCGCCGACCGCAGCCCGGCCCCGGCCATCGAGGCGGTCACGGCTCTGATCCGAAGCAACGCCTTTGGGGATATCCAAGACTTCGCGCCCAGCCCCGCTGGCGGCGAATAA
- a CDS encoding HAMP domain-containing histidine kinase → MPSRASEQAPAAARRTNAVISRIPLRLRITTWVVAIFSVVQVTLSLIIILYQRDSIQGRDEQRLVEAAQDITGEIASAEPGQTATDIALESPQLRWFGRVAAIDTNDDDRINIAGPFAPETFDQLRQAVRSGQFGLAGQQSSGRADGFFFAAQPLGEGKRYILAVPMEEANAPLRTITMALVVLLPAGIVASGVSAWYVAGLAVRPIRQVQHFAEELSAENVGGSLQIADKSPELESLQEELGLAMRRISAGYDAQARFLANISHEIKTPIAVVRTEGEVLLAGTPSDEDWRGFAHNTVEEMDRLGRMVESFLLLTRIRQGKSTVQAQRHAANDVLMETVGHCHAMARQYSVRLEPILYQDEADLQVEGNLDLLTTALGNLVRNAIRFSPRDLAIKISCGVRGKRVIFRVRDYGPGVPPEVLEHLFEPFTQGNSERQLGRGTGLGLQIAHGIAELHDGEVRVRNLNQGCEFSLRLRIPDLNISQTS, encoded by the coding sequence ATGCCCAGTCGGGCGTCTGAGCAAGCCCCGGCCGCTGCCCGTCGCACAAACGCGGTGATCAGCCGCATCCCCTTGCGACTGCGCATCACCACCTGGGTTGTCGCGATCTTTAGCGTCGTGCAGGTCACGCTGTCCCTAATCATCATCCTCTACCAACGCGATAGCATCCAAGGCCGCGACGAGCAACGCCTTGTCGAGGCCGCGCAAGACATCACCGGCGAGATCGCCTCCGCCGAACCCGGTCAGACCGCCACCGACATCGCGTTAGAGAGCCCGCAGTTGCGTTGGTTCGGCCGCGTCGCCGCGATCGACACCAATGACGACGACCGGATCAACATCGCCGGCCCGTTCGCACCCGAGACCTTCGACCAGCTCCGACAAGCGGTCCGTTCCGGGCAGTTCGGTCTGGCCGGACAGCAGTCCTCGGGCCGCGCGGACGGCTTTTTTTTTGCGGCCCAACCGCTTGGGGAAGGCAAACGCTACATCCTGGCAGTGCCGATGGAAGAGGCCAACGCTCCCCTGCGGACCATCACGATGGCGCTCGTTGTGCTCTTGCCAGCAGGCATCGTTGCTTCGGGCGTTTCGGCGTGGTATGTCGCTGGCTTGGCCGTCCGTCCCATACGACAAGTCCAGCACTTCGCAGAAGAACTCTCTGCTGAGAATGTTGGTGGATCGTTGCAGATTGCCGACAAGTCGCCGGAACTCGAATCGCTCCAAGAAGAGTTGGGCCTCGCGATGCGCCGCATCTCGGCCGGCTACGACGCCCAAGCTCGGTTTCTGGCCAATATCTCGCATGAGATCAAGACACCCATCGCCGTGGTGCGCACCGAGGGAGAGGTGCTCTTAGCAGGTACGCCCAGCGACGAGGACTGGCGCGGCTTCGCACACAACACCGTCGAGGAGATGGATCGCCTCGGCCGCATGGTTGAGAGCTTCTTATTGCTCACACGCATCCGGCAAGGCAAGAGCACGGTCCAAGCCCAGCGTCACGCCGCCAACGACGTACTCATGGAAACCGTGGGGCATTGCCACGCCATGGCCCGCCAGTACTCGGTCAGACTCGAACCCATCCTTTACCAGGATGAAGCAGACCTGCAGGTCGAAGGCAACCTCGACCTTCTCACGACCGCCCTGGGAAACCTTGTCCGCAACGCCATCCGATTCTCTCCGCGCGACCTGGCCATCAAGATCTCCTGCGGGGTGCGCGGCAAGCGCGTCATCTTCCGGGTGCGTGACTACGGCCCGGGCGTGCCGCCCGAGGTGCTCGAGCACCTCTTCGAACCGTTTACACAAGGCAACAGCGAGAGGCAACTCGGCCGAGGCACCGGGCTCGGCCTCCAGATCGCCCACGGCATTGCCGAGTTGCACGATGGCGAGGTCCGCGTTCGCAACCTCAACCAGGGCTGCGAGTTCTCGCTCCGGCTGAGGATACCAGACCTGAACATTTCCCAGACAAGCTAA